A region of Acidobacteriota bacterium DNA encodes the following proteins:
- a CDS encoding transposase — protein sequence MRGRSGPVYLVVDGHPAHKANAVKSLIKEMEGRLELHFLPPYAPDLNPDEFVWAYMKTNGVSKKPLRKNESLKERVQSDLATIKGNRRLVKSFFGAESVAYTND from the coding sequence ATGCGGGGCCGTTCGGGCCCAGTCTATCTCGTGGTCGATGGGCATCCGGCGCACAAGGCGAATGCTGTCAAGAGCCTCATCAAGGAGATGGAGGGAAGGTTAGAACTCCACTTTCTCCCACCCTATGCGCCCGATCTGAATCCAGACGAGTTTGTCTGGGCTTACATGAAGACCAACGGCGTGAGTAAGAAGCCGCTCCGGAAGAACGAGTCGCTGAAAGAACGGGTGCAAAGCGACTTGGCCACGATCAAAGGAAATCGACGGCTCGTAAAGTCATTCTTTGGAGCCGAAAGTGTAGCCTATACCAATGACTAG
- a CDS encoding IS630 family transposase gives MTAVKRVVEDAEAPSAVMDSMGLCRTSIYPWLRKFEEEGWEALAEKIAAGPEPKLSEKQRQQVKRWVVGKDPRQYGFEFGLWTRQIVAELIAKRMSVTLCLTAVGKLLAQLEITPQKPLRRASERDPAAVQAWVGEVYPGLRRKARKHGASIFFLDEAGLDSEPRLGRTYAMSSVRSQPPGRSGVRATRSASTRNSSRSFCASSCGAVRAQSISWSMGIRRTRRMLSRASSRRWREG, from the coding sequence GTGAAGCGAGTCGTGGAGGATGCCGAGGCGCCCTCTGCCGTCATGGATTCCATGGGTTTGTGCCGGACTAGCATCTACCCTTGGTTGCGCAAGTTCGAGGAGGAGGGCTGGGAGGCGTTGGCGGAGAAGATCGCGGCGGGACCCGAGCCCAAGTTGAGCGAGAAACAGCGTCAACAGGTGAAGCGCTGGGTCGTCGGGAAGGACCCGCGGCAGTATGGGTTCGAGTTTGGACTCTGGACGCGGCAGATTGTCGCGGAGCTCATTGCCAAGCGAATGAGCGTGACGTTGTGTTTGACCGCTGTGGGCAAGCTGTTGGCCCAGTTGGAAATCACCCCGCAGAAGCCGCTGCGGCGTGCGTCTGAGCGGGATCCGGCCGCGGTGCAGGCCTGGGTGGGGGAAGTGTACCCAGGCCTACGCCGAAAGGCGCGGAAACACGGGGCCAGCATCTTCTTCCTGGATGAAGCCGGTTTGGATTCCGAGCCGAGGCTCGGGCGGACGTACGCAATGTCATCAGTGCGGTCACAGCCTCCGGGGCGTTCTGGTGTCAGAGCTACACGGAGCGCCTCAACGCGCAACTCTTCGCGCAGTTTCTGCGCGAGTTCATGCGGGGCCGTTCGGGCCCAGTCTATCTCGTGGTCGATGGGCATCCGGCGCACAAGGCGAATGCTGTCAAGAGCCTCATCAAGGAGATGGAGGGAAGGTTAG